In the Plasmodium chabaudi chabaudi strain AS genome assembly, chromosome: 13 genome, one interval contains:
- a CDS encoding MSP7-like protein: MKINKYLSPLVALALYSAVVCDSTTNSNSIDVPNDLNKIDANNNSSDNIHKDSGDNNGGSKCDNKDCTAATTGKPCSSCKDKNAEDKPINILSQNYTDDFFNSVIANINENDNGDYKDKYEDFKSKYDNIIAINQKEFEIFSKLIEGFMQSNKDMNLSSDYLYEVLTKALSDKAFKAEFKEFMNSMYNFIKKKHEGKTLSENDKQYMALFENVLTLLDSM; encoded by the coding sequence atgaagattaataaatatcttTCTCCTTTAGTCGCATTAGCCTTATATTCCGCTGTAGTTTGTGACTCAACTACAAATAGCAACAGCATTGATGTACCAAATGACTTAAACAAAATCGAtgctaataataattcatcaGATAACATACATAAAGATTCTGGTGATAATAATGGTGGATCCAAATGTGATAACAAAGATTGTACCGCTGCAACCACCGGAAAACCATGTTCATCTTGCAAGGACAAAAATGCAGAAGATAAaccaataaatatactaaGCCAAAATTATACAgatgatttttttaattctgttattgcaaatataaatgaaaatgataatggtGATTATAAAGATAAGTATGAAGATTTCAAAagtaaatatgataatattatagCTATTAATCAAAAAGAATTTGAAATATTCTCAAAACTCATTGAAGGATTTATGCAAAGTAATAAAGATATGAATTTAAGTTCAgactatttatatgaagTACTTACAAAAGCACTTTCTGATAAAGCATTTAAAGCTGAATTTAAAGAGTTTATGAATAGtatgtataattttattaaaaaaaaacacgaAGGAAAAACCCTGAGTGAAAACGATAAACAATACATGgcattatttgaaaatgtcTTGACCTTACTCGATTCCATGtaa